The following proteins are co-located in the Myxococcus fulvus genome:
- a CDS encoding SMI1/KNR4 family protein — MTLTLDQLIDTVVREHYPHPPATERDIAEFEARVGWKLGPELRALYLRCNGAELFRPLPNANYSIQSLAEIARARVRMRDVDDDSMGPTSWWTLVDCQDSDFILVDVSRSAPYPMLDAYHETYPQVRQVAASLQEFLSRALASGDKLYWLQND; from the coding sequence GTGACACTGACGCTCGACCAACTCATCGACACCGTGGTGCGTGAGCACTACCCGCACCCGCCCGCCACGGAGCGCGACATCGCCGAGTTCGAGGCGCGCGTCGGCTGGAAACTCGGCCCCGAGCTGCGTGCCCTCTATCTGCGCTGCAACGGCGCGGAGCTGTTCCGGCCGCTCCCCAATGCCAACTACTCCATCCAGTCCCTCGCGGAGATTGCGCGCGCACGCGTGAGGATGCGCGACGTCGACGACGACAGCATGGGCCCCACCAGTTGGTGGACGCTGGTGGACTGCCAGGACAGTGACTTCATCCTCGTCGATGTGTCCCGGTCCGCGCCGTATCCAATGCTCGACGCGTACCACGAGACCTATCCGCAGGTCCGACAGGTGGCCGCGTCACTCCAGGAGTTCCTCTCCAGGGCGTTGGCCAGTGGAGACAAGCTCTACTGGCTCCAGAACGACTAG
- a CDS encoding TetR/AcrR family transcriptional regulator, producing the protein MTAARAEFARKGLRGARIEDITAACGLSKGAFYLHFESKEALFAEVLTSFETRLNAMNSRRMEAMERHLREHGLPGPKDRLERTARYQCFFQTEIDFDLESLELMWAHRDIVAVLVNGSQGTPFESLLWRMTDAQVERVARDFRRLQEAGAVDQEMDARLFASFIVGAFVLLAQRMVHLQEKPDLNAWAHTLQRLCEGGTVPRFDTPAVARTPARAQRPKTSTRRAPARAKTRHTPRKRP; encoded by the coding sequence ATGACCGCCGCCCGGGCGGAGTTCGCCCGCAAGGGGCTGCGCGGGGCGCGCATCGAGGACATCACCGCCGCGTGCGGACTCTCCAAGGGCGCCTTCTATCTGCACTTCGAGTCGAAGGAGGCGCTGTTCGCCGAGGTGCTGACCTCGTTCGAGACGCGGCTCAACGCGATGAACTCGCGGCGGATGGAGGCGATGGAGCGCCACCTGCGTGAGCACGGGTTGCCCGGGCCGAAGGACCGGTTGGAGCGCACCGCGCGCTACCAGTGCTTCTTCCAGACCGAGATCGACTTCGACCTGGAGTCGCTCGAGCTGATGTGGGCCCACCGGGACATCGTCGCGGTGCTCGTCAATGGCAGCCAGGGTACGCCCTTCGAGTCGCTCTTGTGGCGCATGACGGACGCGCAGGTGGAGCGCGTGGCGCGCGACTTCCGGCGGCTGCAGGAGGCGGGCGCGGTGGACCAGGAGATGGACGCGCGGCTGTTCGCCTCGTTCATCGTCGGCGCGTTCGTGCTGCTCGCGCAGCGCATGGTGCACTTGCAGGAGAAGCCGGACCTGAACGCCTGGGCGCACACGCTCCAGCGCCTGTGCGAGGGCGGCACGGTGCCGCGCTTCGACACGCCCGCTGTCGCCCGGACTCCGGCGCGCGCGCAGCGGCCCAAGACTTCCACGCGACGGGCACCCGCCCGCGCGAAGACCCGTCACACCCCGAGGAAACGTCCGTGA
- a CDS encoding alpha/beta fold hydrolase, translating to MDTDTPALASLSIPLASLRMQALEAGPADGPLILLLHGFPELSESWRDVLPVLGAAGYHAVAPDLRGYGGTDRPRQGYDLDTLAEDIYQLARHLQPDRPIHLVGHDWGGGIAYHVAATRPDIVATLTVVNCPHPSVLLRRIWRPAQLRRSWYMFFFQLPWLPERTLSANNGARVPRLIRAGMARDSQVSDARLAPYAQNLSHPDAARAAVDYYRQSFRDLLTPNGARRLLRGYPRIRAPFRLVWAEEDRALGRELTEDLEPWFELPPQVRFLPGVGHFAPLEAPALVSAQILEHVGTHPPQPIRRA from the coding sequence ATGGACACCGACACCCCCGCGCTCGCCTCGTTGTCCATTCCCCTGGCGTCGCTGCGCATGCAGGCATTGGAGGCAGGGCCCGCGGACGGTCCGCTCATCCTCCTGCTGCACGGCTTCCCCGAGCTGTCGGAGAGCTGGCGTGACGTGCTGCCCGTGCTCGGCGCGGCGGGCTATCACGCTGTGGCCCCCGACCTGCGCGGCTATGGCGGCACGGACCGTCCCCGGCAAGGCTACGACCTCGACACGCTCGCCGAGGACATCTACCAGCTCGCCCGCCACCTCCAGCCCGACCGCCCCATCCACCTCGTGGGCCACGACTGGGGCGGCGGCATCGCCTACCACGTGGCCGCCACCCGTCCCGACATCGTCGCCACCCTCACCGTCGTCAACTGCCCCCACCCCTCCGTCCTGCTGCGCCGCATCTGGCGCCCCGCCCAGCTGCGCCGCTCCTGGTACATGTTCTTCTTCCAGCTCCCCTGGCTCCCCGAGCGCACCCTGTCCGCGAACAACGGCGCCCGCGTCCCGCGCCTCATCCGCGCGGGCATGGCCCGCGACTCCCAGGTCAGCGACGCGCGCCTCGCCCCCTACGCCCAGAACCTCTCCCACCCGGACGCCGCCCGCGCCGCCGTGGATTACTACCGCCAGTCCTTCCGCGACCTCCTCACCCCCAACGGCGCCCGCCGCCTCCTCCGGGGCTACCCCCGCATCCGCGCCCCCTTCCGCCTGGTCTGGGCCGAAGAGGACCGCGCCCTGGGCCGCGAGCTCACCGAGGACCTGGAACCCTGGTTCGAGCTGCCTCCCCAGGTGCGCTTCCTCCCAGGCGTGGGCCACTTCGCCCCCCTGGAGGCTCCCGCCCTGGTTTCCGCGCAGATCCTCGAACACGTGGGCACACACCCGCCCCAGCCCATACGCCGAGCGTAG
- the rnz gene encoding ribonuclease Z: MSLLRLTFLGTSAAQPTLHRNLSGLAVKADTDLLLFDCGEGSQRQMVRFGTGFTVDAVFFTHFHADHYLGIIGFLRTLGMMGREHAIHLYGPPPARRLLHQAVHLGVEAMSFPVEIHEVKDGDVVRRNGYALHAIGVDHRINALAYALVEDERPGRFNLEKARELGVPPGPHFGKLQKGESVTLEDGRVVKPEDVLGAPRPGRKLVISGDTRPCAAVVKAAQDADLLIHESTFSDDEQARALETHHSTAREAARVAREAGARRLVLTHLSSRHDTDPAKLLTQAREEYKGPCEVAYDGFTLELPLRD; this comes from the coding sequence ATGTCCCTCCTCAGGCTCACCTTCCTCGGCACCTCCGCCGCCCAGCCCACCCTGCACCGCAACCTGTCGGGCCTCGCGGTGAAGGCGGACACGGACCTGTTGCTGTTCGACTGCGGCGAGGGCAGCCAGCGGCAGATGGTGCGCTTCGGCACCGGCTTCACGGTGGACGCGGTCTTCTTCACGCACTTCCACGCCGACCACTACCTGGGAATCATCGGCTTTTTGCGCACGCTGGGGATGATGGGGCGCGAGCACGCCATCCACCTGTACGGCCCGCCGCCGGCCCGGCGCCTGTTGCACCAGGCGGTGCACCTGGGCGTGGAGGCCATGTCCTTCCCCGTCGAAATCCACGAGGTGAAGGACGGCGACGTGGTGCGGCGCAACGGGTACGCGCTGCACGCCATCGGCGTGGACCACCGCATCAACGCGCTGGCGTACGCGCTGGTGGAGGACGAGCGGCCGGGGCGCTTCAACCTGGAGAAGGCGCGCGAGCTGGGCGTGCCGCCGGGGCCCCACTTCGGCAAGCTGCAGAAGGGCGAGAGCGTCACGCTGGAGGATGGGCGCGTGGTGAAGCCCGAGGACGTGCTGGGCGCGCCGCGGCCGGGGCGCAAGCTGGTCATCTCCGGGGACACACGGCCGTGCGCCGCGGTGGTGAAGGCGGCCCAGGACGCGGACCTGCTCATCCACGAGTCCACCTTCTCCGACGACGAGCAGGCGCGGGCGCTGGAGACGCATCACTCCACGGCGCGCGAGGCGGCGCGGGTGGCGAGGGAGGCGGGAGCACGCCGGCTGGTGCTCACCCACCTGTCCAGCCGCCACGACACGGACCCCGCGAAGCTGCTCACGCAGGCGCGCGAGGAGTACAAGGGGCCCTGTGAGGTGGCGTACGACGGCTTCACCCTGGAGCTGCCGCTGCGCGACTGA
- a CDS encoding DUF6068 family protein — protein MRKPSASFLSRSALVCAALTLGSGCESTKPRAASPTDGVPVTQGGTSGSATDTPTGTAAPEAPGPTKGTSAWHRARVGDQVVYSFSAIRTPPRDAQGGSAAAGQLTLEVAAVESSRVWLTLTLQSDKGGELTQPRLSRRLTIPMRVEASRPLEVAREGTATSEQPMAAGRTWEAKRYLRDNRPVDGPLENRLYAVDAGPLYLTNGLLDASTTLSGFGGAGSHQLTLVSVRQGKEGAGMAPDLEWPLGPGTWFDREMESEGTKTVLRTCQSAEAGYVLRTEAPVNPATDEAPCQDFSQASVMPLEEVLLSFISLGMEPKQWPPVVPNSAPAVRETLAVGTKRVPVLQVDANEGPTNAKQVRTLLFAADPWEKTLGGLAHEARFEPMSDFTYRVSSKGKRESQGGAKLTGFGAWQP, from the coding sequence ATGCGAAAGCCCTCCGCTTCCTTCCTGTCCCGCTCCGCGCTCGTGTGCGCGGCGCTGACGCTCGGCTCCGGCTGTGAGAGCACGAAGCCCCGCGCCGCGAGCCCCACTGACGGTGTGCCGGTGACGCAAGGCGGCACGTCCGGGAGCGCCACGGACACGCCCACGGGTACCGCCGCGCCCGAGGCTCCTGGCCCGACGAAGGGGACCTCCGCCTGGCACCGCGCCCGGGTGGGCGACCAGGTCGTCTATTCGTTCTCCGCGATTCGCACGCCGCCGCGCGACGCGCAGGGTGGGTCGGCCGCGGCGGGCCAGCTGACGTTGGAGGTCGCCGCGGTGGAGAGCTCGCGCGTGTGGCTGACGTTGACGCTCCAGAGCGACAAGGGCGGTGAGCTGACGCAGCCCCGGCTGTCGCGGCGGCTGACGATTCCCATGCGCGTGGAGGCCTCCCGTCCGCTGGAGGTGGCGCGCGAGGGCACCGCGACGTCCGAGCAGCCCATGGCCGCGGGCCGCACGTGGGAGGCGAAGCGTTATCTGCGCGACAATCGTCCGGTGGATGGTCCGCTGGAGAACCGACTGTACGCGGTGGACGCGGGGCCGCTGTACCTGACGAACGGGCTGCTCGACGCGAGCACCACGCTGTCGGGCTTCGGCGGCGCGGGCAGCCATCAGCTCACGCTGGTGTCGGTGCGCCAGGGCAAGGAGGGCGCGGGCATGGCGCCGGACCTGGAGTGGCCGCTGGGTCCCGGCACGTGGTTCGACCGGGAGATGGAGTCGGAGGGCACGAAGACGGTGCTGCGCACGTGCCAGTCGGCGGAGGCCGGCTACGTGCTGCGCACGGAGGCGCCGGTGAACCCCGCGACGGACGAGGCGCCGTGCCAGGACTTCTCGCAGGCGAGCGTGATGCCACTGGAGGAGGTGCTGCTGTCGTTCATCTCGCTGGGCATGGAGCCCAAGCAGTGGCCGCCCGTGGTTCCCAACTCGGCGCCGGCCGTGCGCGAGACGCTGGCGGTGGGCACCAAGCGGGTGCCGGTGCTCCAGGTGGACGCCAACGAGGGTCCGACGAACGCCAAGCAGGTGCGCACGCTGCTGTTCGCCGCGGACCCGTGGGAGAAGACGCTCGGCGGGCTGGCGCACGAGGCGCGGTTCGAGCCGATGTCGGACTTCACCTATCGCGTCTCGTCCAAGGGCAAGCGTGAGTCGCAGGGTGGCGCGAAGCTGACGGGCTTCGGTGCGTGGCAGCCGTGA
- a CDS encoding efflux RND transporter periplasmic adaptor subunit, which translates to MNLPSNSRAPRALAVAGLVAATLSVSACSRADASSTPAAGAKTEAAPPSVKLVSARTVKAAPREEVTGTLFPAQMLQVGFEVGGRLAAVKVGKGTVVKKGDVLGQLDVEIVDAQVAQAEAAVAAAQAGADMAADVAARNQTLQKEGGVSDLQNRSTAAQAAQAQAQLLAAKAQLSQARAARRRHDLKAPFEGTLIDAPEQTGATVGPGTPLFNLERLDTLLLKTTVAESLRARLKPGQKVRVESIAGGAFTEDAVVRTILPSADPATRRVPVELAVPNADGRFVAHTLARAVLQLGDDQDARVVPGSALSSANGDHVLIVGSGGEVKRVDVQVLERREREVVVLARSEFESVIDHPTPSLSQGSRVTVK; encoded by the coding sequence GTGAACCTCCCCAGCAACTCCCGCGCCCCGAGAGCGCTCGCCGTGGCGGGGCTCGTCGCCGCGACGCTGTCCGTGTCCGCCTGCTCCCGCGCGGATGCGTCCTCCACGCCCGCCGCCGGAGCGAAGACGGAGGCCGCGCCGCCCTCCGTGAAGCTGGTGTCCGCGCGCACGGTGAAGGCCGCGCCGCGCGAGGAGGTGACGGGCACGCTGTTCCCCGCGCAGATGCTGCAGGTGGGCTTCGAGGTGGGCGGGCGGCTCGCCGCGGTGAAGGTGGGCAAGGGGACGGTGGTGAAGAAGGGGGATGTGCTGGGGCAACTGGACGTGGAGATTGTCGACGCGCAGGTGGCGCAGGCGGAGGCCGCGGTGGCGGCGGCGCAGGCGGGGGCGGACATGGCCGCGGACGTGGCCGCGCGCAACCAGACGCTGCAGAAGGAGGGCGGGGTGAGCGACTTGCAGAACCGCTCCACCGCGGCGCAGGCGGCGCAGGCCCAGGCGCAATTGCTCGCGGCCAAGGCGCAGCTGTCGCAGGCGCGGGCGGCCAGACGTCGACACGACTTGAAGGCGCCCTTCGAGGGGACGCTCATCGACGCGCCGGAGCAGACGGGCGCCACGGTGGGGCCGGGCACGCCGCTGTTCAACCTGGAGCGGCTGGACACGCTCTTGCTCAAGACGACGGTGGCGGAGTCGCTGCGCGCCCGGCTCAAGCCCGGCCAGAAGGTGCGGGTGGAGTCCATCGCCGGGGGCGCCTTCACCGAGGACGCGGTGGTGCGCACCATCCTGCCCTCCGCGGACCCGGCCACGCGGCGGGTGCCGGTGGAGCTGGCGGTGCCCAACGCGGATGGCCGCTTCGTGGCGCACACGCTGGCGCGCGCGGTGCTCCAGCTGGGCGATGACCAGGACGCGCGGGTGGTGCCGGGCTCGGCGCTGTCCTCGGCCAACGGGGACCACGTGCTCATCGTCGGCTCGGGCGGCGAGGTGAAGCGGGTGGACGTGCAGGTGCTGGAGCGACGTGAGCGCGAGGTGGTGGTGCTGGCGCGCTCCGAGTTCGAGTCGGTCATCGACCACCCCACGCCGAGCCTGTCGCAGGGCTCGCGCGTCACCGTGAAGTAG
- a CDS encoding amidohydrolase has translation MLRRIGGLLGAVLLLSLLGGCTRNTPRPDPSGTSVYVAARVRTLDPGRPVVEALAVRDGKVLATGTRDEVLAAAGPGARVVDLGTATIVPGLTDSHGHLSSLGQWEATVTLLGATTKEEALARVANAPSTSYQGEWLVGQGWDQNDWPEKTFPTRQDLDAKHPRTPVYLTRIDGHAAWVNSEALRRANITRATQDPNGGRILRDASGEPTGILVDNAIGLIHAVLPPLTEAERTAQLTAALNRAARVGLTGVHDAGMDLATFQLLQRMDKEGKLPLRVYAMADGQAPERAEFLRMGPYQGERLTLRAVKLVLDGALGSRGAALHQDYSDEPGHRGLLLLTPEEYEKRVTDFMRAGFQVCTHAIGDRANTLVLDTLARAMQATSTQAGRHRVEHAQIMGLDDITRLGRIGLIASVQPTHATSDMPWAEARVGPERIRGAYAWQRLKSSGAVLTLGSDFPVERPDVLAGLYAARTRQDARGTPEGGWYADQRLSGQEALEGFTVGAAYASFAEARRGRLQPGMDADFVALSVDPVDAPVSELPGAQVHLTVVGGDEVHRATP, from the coding sequence ATGCTGCGACGAATCGGCGGGCTCCTCGGTGCGGTACTGCTCCTCTCCCTCCTCGGCGGCTGCACGCGGAACACTCCGCGCCCGGACCCCTCGGGCACCTCCGTCTATGTGGCGGCGCGCGTGCGTACCCTCGACCCGGGCCGCCCCGTCGTCGAGGCCCTCGCCGTCCGCGACGGAAAGGTGCTCGCCACCGGCACCCGTGACGAAGTCCTCGCCGCCGCCGGTCCCGGCGCCCGCGTCGTCGACCTGGGCACCGCCACCATCGTCCCCGGCCTCACCGACTCGCATGGACACCTGTCCTCGCTCGGTCAGTGGGAGGCCACCGTCACCCTGCTCGGCGCCACCACCAAGGAGGAGGCGCTCGCCCGCGTCGCCAACGCGCCGAGCACCTCCTACCAGGGCGAGTGGCTCGTCGGACAAGGCTGGGACCAGAACGACTGGCCCGAGAAGACCTTCCCCACCCGACAGGACCTCGACGCCAAACACCCGCGCACGCCCGTGTACCTCACGCGCATCGACGGCCACGCCGCCTGGGTCAACAGCGAGGCGCTGCGCCGCGCGAACATCACCCGCGCCACCCAGGACCCCAACGGCGGCCGCATCCTCCGCGACGCCAGCGGCGAGCCCACCGGCATCCTCGTCGACAACGCCATCGGCCTGATTCACGCCGTGCTGCCGCCCCTCACCGAGGCCGAGCGCACCGCGCAGCTCACCGCCGCCCTCAACCGCGCCGCGCGCGTGGGCCTCACCGGCGTGCACGACGCCGGCATGGACCTGGCCACCTTCCAGTTGCTCCAGCGCATGGACAAGGAAGGCAAGCTGCCCCTGCGCGTCTACGCCATGGCCGACGGCCAGGCCCCCGAGCGCGCCGAGTTCCTGCGCATGGGCCCCTACCAGGGCGAGCGCCTCACCCTGCGCGCGGTGAAGCTCGTGCTGGACGGAGCGCTCGGCAGCCGAGGCGCCGCCCTGCACCAGGACTACAGCGACGAGCCCGGCCACCGGGGCCTCCTGCTCCTCACCCCCGAGGAGTACGAGAAGCGCGTCACCGACTTCATGCGCGCCGGCTTCCAGGTCTGCACCCACGCCATCGGCGACCGCGCCAACACGCTGGTGCTCGACACCCTCGCGCGCGCGATGCAGGCCACGTCCACCCAAGCGGGCCGCCACCGCGTGGAGCACGCGCAAATCATGGGCCTGGACGACATCACCCGCCTGGGCCGCATCGGCCTCATCGCCAGCGTGCAGCCCACGCACGCCACCAGCGACATGCCCTGGGCCGAGGCGCGCGTGGGCCCCGAGCGCATCCGCGGCGCCTACGCGTGGCAGCGCCTGAAGTCCTCCGGCGCCGTGCTCACCCTGGGCAGCGACTTCCCCGTGGAGCGCCCCGACGTGCTCGCCGGCCTCTACGCCGCGCGCACGCGCCAGGACGCGCGCGGCACGCCCGAGGGCGGCTGGTACGCCGACCAGCGCCTCAGCGGACAGGAGGCCCTGGAGGGCTTCACCGTGGGCGCCGCCTACGCCTCCTTCGCCGAGGCGCGCCGCGGCCGCCTGCAGCCCGGCATGGACGCGGACTTCGTCGCCCTGTCCGTGGACCCCGTGGACGCGCCCGTCTCCGAGCTGCCCGGCGCCCAGGTCCACCTCACCGTGGTGGGCGGTGATGAAGTCCACCGCGCCACCCCGTGA
- a CDS encoding DUF2293 domain-containing protein — translation MPESLTFAPTSDPRRVRAPDGRVLSVPEGWVLLPPGDAGLTRRVKAAGPTWTVVEKVGRKLFSKGVWAPESHILQAKAALDAERATPAYAKKLAAGRDRRAREQEQYEVDFANSVLRFLAFSPAWIPHAKRLAVLVSAHATPVGSGTVARTERIPVERRAEAAVIAWMRHQTTQYDDMSIARVKGARREVRRELAEISRAVLDLHRRDVPHGPAACPLCTALSRVGAGTPQP, via the coding sequence ATGCCCGAATCCCTGACGTTCGCCCCCACCTCGGACCCCCGCCGCGTGCGCGCCCCGGATGGTCGCGTGCTCTCCGTGCCGGAGGGCTGGGTCCTGCTTCCCCCCGGTGACGCCGGCCTCACCCGCCGCGTGAAGGCCGCGGGCCCCACCTGGACGGTGGTGGAGAAGGTGGGCCGCAAGCTCTTCTCCAAGGGCGTGTGGGCCCCCGAGTCGCACATCCTCCAGGCCAAGGCCGCGCTGGACGCCGAGCGCGCCACCCCCGCCTACGCCAAGAAGCTGGCCGCCGGCCGCGACCGCCGCGCCCGCGAGCAGGAGCAGTACGAGGTCGACTTCGCCAACAGCGTGCTGCGCTTCCTCGCCTTCTCCCCCGCGTGGATTCCCCATGCCAAGCGGCTGGCGGTGCTCGTCTCCGCGCACGCCACCCCCGTGGGCAGCGGCACCGTGGCCCGCACGGAGCGCATCCCCGTGGAGCGCCGCGCCGAGGCCGCCGTCATCGCCTGGATGCGCCACCAGACGACCCAGTACGACGACATGAGCATCGCCCGCGTGAAGGGCGCCCGGCGCGAGGTGCGCCGCGAGCTGGCGGAGATCTCCCGCGCCGTGCTGGACCTGCACCGCCGCGACGTGCCCCACGGCCCTGCCGCGTGTCCGCTGTGCACCGCCCTGTCACGTGTGGGAGCGGGTACTCCCCAGCCGTGA